A region from the Drosophila mauritiana strain mau12 chromosome 2L, ASM438214v1, whole genome shotgun sequence genome encodes:
- the LOC117151032 gene encoding beta-lactamase-like protein 2 homolog, with product MALIPAVTRLTSSVIRILGCNPSPMTLQGTNTYLLGSGSRRILIDTGDEDVPQYIAHLGDVLQQEKASIDTILLTHWHHDHVGGVKSIVGTKLADKDCRVFKFGRTDAPDVCPEIPTDIKLHPLAHNQEFTTEGANVRVVHTPGHTTDHVVLAMNEGTLFSGDCILGEGTAVFEDLFEYMKSLEKILNIKPQRIFPGHGNVIEEPIGKIEYYINHRNQREQQILQFFVQRPNESLQAMDVVKVVYKETPENLWPAAAYNVNHHLSKLGKEGKLRLSKSADEEFYVYQPTSAL from the coding sequence ATGGCGCTGATTCCGGCTGTTACCAGACTCACTTCCTCCGTAATTCGGATACTGGGCTGCAATCCCAGTCCGATGACGCTCCAGGGCACCAATACGTACCTCCTCGGCAGTGGCAGTAGGAGAATCTTGATCGACACGGGCGACGAGGACGTGCCGCAGTACATCGCTCACCTGGGAGATGTGCTGCAGCAGGAAAAGGCCTCCATCGACACCATCCTGCTGACGCACTGGCACCACGACCATGTCGGCGGCGTCAAGAGCATTGTGGGCACTAAATTGGCCGACAAGGATTGCCGGGTATTCAAGTTTGGGCGTACGGATGCCCCAGATGTGTGTCCCGAGATACCGACGGATATCAAGCTCCATCCGCTAGCACACAACCAAGAGTTCACCACGGAGGGGGCGAATGTGCGGGTGGTTCACACACCCGGTCACACCACCGATCATGTGGTGCTGGCCATGAACGAGGGCACACTCTTCAGCGGCGATTGCATCCTGGGCGAGGGCACCGCCGTCTTCGAGGACCTATTTGAGTACATGAAAAGCCTGGAGAAGATATTAAACATCAAGCCGCAGCGTATTTTTCCAGGCCACGGCAATGTCATTGAGGAGCCGATCGGCAAGATTGAGTACTACATTAACCATCGCAACCAGCGCGAGCAGCAAATCCTGCAGTTCTTCGTTCAGCGGCCCAACGAAAGCTTGCAGGCTATGGACGTCGTGAAGGTGGTCTACAAGGAGACACCAGAAAACCTCTGGCCCGCCGCCGCCTACAACGTGAACCACCACCTAAGCAAGCTGGGGAAGGAGGGAAAGCTGCGGCTCAGCAAGTCGGCGGATGAAGAGTTCTATGTGTACCAGCCAACCAGCGCGCTCTAA
- the LOC117151031 gene encoding beta-1,3-galactosyltransferase 5 has translation MAGRLLRCILILILVSFTVFTYVSKVGVMEKVDYFTTAKPDVVSKNPGMQLVGQAIRLRSFKEPIEDFDGGFAVQISGNSSGGNKATTIDENINVADSIASIRSRRIDKDKLQDDELDSKDILARKPVVLFSIDTDVPVRMPLVKTIYKPGHLDSEIDMERICPQKGLSTQLLVLITSSLRHSAARMSIRQTWMHYGSRRDVGMAFVLGKGKNKSVKKAIDQENFMYQDLIRGHFIDSYNNLTLKTISLLEWADLHCPKAKYVLKTDDDMFINVPKLLTLISTLKANRTIYGRLAQNWKPIRNRWSKYHISNAQYGKPTFPYFTTGPAYLLTGDIVHDLYVKSLNTAFLKLEDVFTTGIVAESLDIRRVNVRGMANTRTKFEACHIRDKITIHMVRNNEQFTLWNMLLDDTIKCDNKV, from the exons ATGGCTGGTCGACTGCTGCGCTGCATCCTGATTCTAATCCTTGTCAGCTTTACTGTTTTCACGTACGTTTCCAAAGTAGGGGTAATGGAAAAAGTCGACTATTTTACGACAGCGAAACCTGATGTAGTGTCCAAGAATCCCGGAATGCAGTTAGTGGGCCAAGCGATACGGCTAAGATCCTTTAAGGAGCCTATTGAAGATTTCGACGGTGGATTCGCTGTCCAAATTTCAGGAAACAGCAGTGGAGGCAACAAGGCAACAACTATTgatgaaaatataaatgttgCAGATTCTATTGCGTCAATTAGAAGCAGAAGAATTGATAAGGATAAGCTCCAGG ATGACGAGCTAGACTCAAAAGATATTTTAGCAAGGAAACCAGTGGTGTTGTTCTCAATAGATACCGACGTTCCCGTCCGAATGCCGCTTGTGAAAACTATCTACAAACCTGGTCACCTGGACAGTGAGATTGATATGGAAAGAATATGTCCGCAAAAGGGGTTATCCACGCAGTTGTTAGTTTTAATAACCTCATCCCTTCGGCATTCGGCAGCCAGAATGTCCATACGGCAGACTTGGATGCACTACGGCAGCAGACGGGACGTGGGCATGGCATTCGTCctgggaaaaggaaaaaacaagTCGGTGAAGAAGGCCATCGATCAGGAGAATTTTATGTACCAGGATCTGATAAGAGGACACTTCATAGACTCGTACAACAATCTCACTCTGAAGACCATCTCTCTGCTGGAATGGGCTGATCTTCACTGTCCGAAGGCTAAGTACGTTCTCAAGACGGACGACGACATGTTCATCAATGTGCCGAAGTTGTTGACCCTCATCAGCACGCTTAAAGCCAATAGAACGATCTACGGACGACTGGCCCAAAATTGGAAACCCATTCGAAACAGGTGGTCTAAATATCACATATCCAACGCTCAGTATGGAAAGCCTACCTTTCCCTACTTCACCACCGGACCCGCCTACCTGCTCACTGGTGACATTGTTCATGATCTGTATGTCAAATCGCTGAATACCGCATTCTTAAAGCTGGAAGATGTCTTCACCACGGGCATTGTGGCTGAAAGTCTGGACATCCGGCGGGTAAATGTGCGCGGGATGGCCAACACCCGGACGAAATTCGAGGCGTGCCATATCCGCGACAAAATTACCATCCATATGGTAAGAAATAACGAACAGTTTACCTTGTGGAATATGCTATTAGATGACACCATAAAGTGTGATAACAAGGTATaa